In the Gemmatimonadaceae bacterium genome, one interval contains:
- a CDS encoding four helix bundle protein, with translation MSDYKKLRVWRKAHSLAINAHRVASRMRGSQYSSFRSQVIRAAMSVPTNIVEGREQKGEAGFARFLRISLGSLSELEYHLLAGRDVGAISTSDHRSLSSQVEEVRMMLHGLVRKLESTGKLAGQPRRTVNRS, from the coding sequence GTGAGCGACTATAAGAAGCTGCGCGTTTGGAGAAAGGCGCACTCTCTGGCGATCAATGCGCACCGCGTGGCAAGCCGGATGCGCGGGTCGCAGTATTCGAGCTTCCGATCTCAGGTTATCCGTGCGGCCATGTCGGTGCCGACGAACATCGTCGAGGGACGGGAGCAAAAGGGCGAAGCCGGCTTCGCGCGCTTCCTCCGAATCTCGCTCGGGTCGCTTTCAGAGCTGGAGTATCACTTGCTTGCTGGACGCGACGTCGGCGCGATCTCGACGAGCGATCATCGTTCGCTCTCCAGCCAGGTCGAGGAAGTACGCATGATGCTCCACGGTCTTGTGCGAAAGCTCGAGAGCACCGGGAAATTGGCAGGTCAGCCACGACGAACGGTCAACAGGTCGTAG
- a CDS encoding HAMP domain-containing sensor histidine kinase, translating to MDRSRGPRTTDILTRLPGFASLFAIASGTAVLLGWSLGIPELTRMLPGFAPARLLAGAAMVLSGAALWLVRDAEAGTLRRFTAAILAVVVAAIGLASLSEQLIGRAFDWSLLGPRVTAIPGLTSSLPVNSAWGFVLVAAAVWTLCSRKLSRSRAPQWIGLAIFLTGFFALVGRAFGVSAFYSPMPGLPMSLWAMFVLQVLGVGVVFARRWFGFSALVMDKGPGGKLARRLLPPAIAMPFVVGWAALLLERAGVYGTEVGSSFFAVTIVLAFTWMVMRAARAVQRADADRLAVLGREQHEREVAELALVTAEKASLAKSDFLAVMSHELRTPLTAIMGYEELLADGITGPISSQQAQQLSRIKASAQHLLGLIDEILTFSRIEAGRETIRLEIADVNRMIEDSANLVAPLAVEKELGFVVHLLDPPRYMRTDTVKVRQMIVNLLTNAVKFTETGTVSVKAATSGQNVEIIVHDTGIGIAEEHLDKVFDPFWQVEQKATRRAGGTGLGLTVTRRLARLLGGDILVQSSVGEGTSFTISIPGLATATPTDTPTVTE from the coding sequence ATGGATCGTTCGCGCGGCCCGCGAACAACCGACATACTGACCAGGCTTCCCGGCTTCGCGAGTCTGTTCGCGATCGCTTCGGGAACGGCCGTGCTCCTCGGATGGTCGCTCGGCATTCCCGAGCTGACGCGGATGCTTCCCGGCTTCGCTCCGGCTCGGCTGCTCGCGGGCGCGGCCATGGTTCTCTCGGGAGCCGCGCTATGGCTCGTGCGGGACGCGGAAGCGGGAACGCTCCGGCGGTTCACCGCCGCGATCCTGGCGGTTGTCGTTGCGGCCATAGGGCTCGCGTCGTTGAGCGAGCAGCTGATCGGGAGAGCCTTCGACTGGTCGCTGCTGGGGCCGCGCGTCACGGCGATACCGGGACTGACCAGCAGCCTCCCGGTAAACTCCGCGTGGGGATTCGTCCTGGTTGCCGCCGCGGTGTGGACGCTGTGCTCGCGCAAGCTCAGCCGGAGCCGCGCGCCGCAGTGGATAGGGCTCGCGATCTTCCTCACCGGATTCTTCGCGCTCGTCGGACGAGCGTTCGGCGTCAGCGCGTTTTACAGCCCGATGCCGGGCCTCCCGATGAGCCTCTGGGCGATGTTCGTCCTCCAGGTGCTCGGCGTCGGCGTCGTGTTCGCGCGGCGCTGGTTCGGCTTCTCGGCGCTGGTCATGGACAAAGGGCCCGGCGGAAAGCTCGCGCGCCGTCTGCTGCCGCCCGCGATCGCCATGCCTTTCGTCGTCGGATGGGCCGCGCTGCTTCTCGAGCGCGCCGGCGTGTACGGCACGGAAGTGGGCTCCTCCTTCTTCGCGGTCACGATCGTGCTCGCGTTCACCTGGATGGTCATGCGCGCGGCGCGCGCGGTGCAGCGCGCCGACGCCGACCGGCTGGCGGTGCTCGGCCGCGAGCAGCACGAGCGGGAAGTCGCCGAGCTCGCGCTGGTCACGGCAGAAAAGGCGAGCCTCGCCAAGAGCGACTTCCTCGCGGTGATGTCGCACGAGCTGCGCACTCCGTTGACCGCGATCATGGGCTACGAGGAGCTGCTCGCCGACGGGATCACGGGACCGATCAGTTCACAGCAGGCGCAGCAGCTGAGCCGCATCAAGGCCAGCGCGCAGCACCTGCTCGGTCTAATCGACGAGATCCTGACGTTCTCGCGGATCGAAGCCGGCCGCGAGACGATCCGCCTGGAGATCGCGGACGTGAACCGGATGATCGAGGACTCGGCGAATCTCGTGGCGCCGCTGGCGGTGGAGAAGGAGCTCGGCTTCGTCGTGCACCTGCTCGACCCGCCGCGGTACATGCGCACGGATACCGTGAAGGTCCGGCAGATGATCGTGAATCTGCTCACCAATGCGGTGAAGTTCACCGAAACGGGGACGGTCAGCGTCAAAGCCGCGACCTCCGGACAGAACGTCGAGATCATCGTGCACGACACCGGGATCGGCATCGCCGAGGAGCACCTCGACAAGGTGTTCGATCCCTTCTGGCAGGTCGAGCAGAAGGCGACACGCAGGGCCGGGGGAACGGGCCTCGGACTCACCGTCACGCGGCGGCTCGCGCGGCTGCTCGGCGGCGACATCCTCGTGCAGAGCAGCGTAGGCGAGGGAACCAGCTTCACGATATCGATTCCGGGGCTCGCGACCGCGACTCCGACGGACACTCCAACAGTGACAGAATGA
- a CDS encoding glycine zipper domain-containing protein, whose amino-acid sequence MQKLRALVLVPAILFAAACGGDDSKSVDAALDSDLRLAGEAYAPGMDSISMMERNAALAPTTPRRTTTAPRRTTTAPRRASSSGSGTYSAPAPVRTETQRNTARDAAIGATAGAVIGATTSRDKVKGGLIGAAIGGIAGAVIGHNVDKKTVPVNQ is encoded by the coding sequence ATGCAGAAACTCAGAGCACTCGTACTCGTCCCGGCGATTCTTTTCGCGGCGGCCTGCGGTGGTGACGATTCCAAGAGCGTCGACGCGGCGCTGGACAGCGATCTGCGCCTGGCGGGTGAAGCGTATGCGCCGGGCATGGACAGCATCTCGATGATGGAGCGGAACGCGGCGCTGGCGCCGACTACGCCGAGGCGGACGACGACGGCTCCGCGGCGCACGACCACGGCGCCGCGACGTGCTTCGAGTTCGGGCAGCGGCACGTACTCGGCCCCGGCTCCGGTTCGCACCGAGACGCAAAGAAACACGGCCCGTGACGCCGCGATCGGCGCCACGGCTGGTGCGGTCATCGGCGCCACGACCAGCAGAGACAAGGTCAAGGGCGGATTGATCGGCGCGGCCATCGGCGGAATCGCCGGTGCGGTGATCGGGCACAACGTCGACAAGAAGACGGTGCCGGTGAACCAGTAA
- a CDS encoding M28 family metallopeptidase, with protein sequence MRNAFLRAALGALLLASLFPASPDAQTIADRYRATTDRIIAAALSDSAAYDRVALLTDKFGHRLSGSASLEQALDWIIEEMRRDGLVNVRGEPVLVPHWVRGSESAELVQPRRVKLHMLGLGGSVATPAAGITAPVLVVTSFDELIARGEEARGKIVLFDVPFTNYGATVQYRSRGPVEAAKLGAVAVLIRSVASNSMQNPHTGATRYDTAVARIPAAALSVEDAAMLHRMHARGESVVVTLKMEATTHPDAMSRNVVAELAGREKPEEIVVLGGHIDSWDVGQGAMDDAGGSVAAWEVLRVLQRLGLQPRRTIRVVLWTNEENGLRGATAYRDAHAAEIPRHVLAMESDGGVFAPEGFSVAGSADAVAMVGGLATLLESIGATRITAGGAGADVGPLTAAGVPGLGLDVDGTRYFWYHHSEADTMDKLDPREVAQCVAAMAVMAYVIAEMPETLPRRAPR encoded by the coding sequence ATGCGAAACGCTTTCCTCCGTGCAGCGCTCGGCGCGCTGCTGCTGGCTTCGCTCTTCCCGGCTTCGCCGGACGCGCAGACGATCGCCGACCGGTATCGCGCTACGACCGACAGGATCATCGCGGCCGCGTTGAGCGACAGCGCGGCGTACGACCGCGTCGCGCTCCTCACCGACAAGTTCGGCCACCGGCTGAGCGGGTCGGCGAGCCTCGAGCAGGCGCTCGACTGGATAATCGAGGAGATGCGGCGCGACGGACTGGTGAACGTGCGCGGCGAGCCGGTGCTGGTGCCGCACTGGGTGCGCGGCAGCGAGTCCGCGGAGCTGGTGCAGCCGCGTCGGGTGAAGCTGCACATGCTCGGTCTTGGTGGGAGCGTCGCCACGCCGGCCGCGGGAATCACCGCGCCCGTGCTCGTCGTGACGAGCTTCGACGAGCTGATCGCGAGGGGCGAGGAGGCCCGCGGCAAGATCGTGCTGTTCGACGTGCCGTTCACCAACTACGGCGCGACCGTGCAGTATCGCAGCCGCGGTCCCGTGGAAGCCGCGAAGCTGGGCGCGGTCGCGGTGTTGATCCGGTCGGTCGCGAGCAACTCGATGCAGAATCCGCACACGGGAGCGACACGGTACGACACCGCCGTCGCGCGGATTCCGGCGGCGGCGCTGAGCGTCGAGGACGCGGCCATGCTCCACCGGATGCACGCGCGCGGCGAGAGCGTGGTCGTGACGTTGAAGATGGAAGCGACGACGCACCCGGACGCGATGTCCCGCAACGTGGTCGCCGAGCTCGCCGGCCGCGAGAAGCCGGAGGAGATCGTAGTGCTCGGCGGGCACATCGACTCGTGGGACGTCGGCCAGGGAGCGATGGACGACGCCGGCGGAAGCGTCGCGGCGTGGGAGGTCCTGCGCGTGCTCCAGCGGCTCGGGCTGCAGCCGCGCCGGACCATCCGCGTGGTGCTGTGGACCAACGAGGAGAACGGACTCCGCGGCGCGACCGCGTACCGCGACGCGCACGCCGCCGAGATCCCGCGGCACGTGCTGGCGATGGAGTCCGACGGCGGGGTGTTCGCGCCCGAAGGCTTCAGCGTCGCCGGATCCGCCGACGCGGTCGCGATGGTAGGCGGCCTCGCGACGCTGCTCGAGTCCATCGGCGCGACGAGGATAACGGCCGGCGGTGCCGGCGCGGACGTGGGTCCGCTCACCGCGGCCGGCGTTCCCGGCCTCGGCCTCGATGTGGATGGCACGCGCTATTTCTGGTATCACCACTCGGAGGCCGACACGATGGACAAGCTCGACCCGCGCGAAGTCGCGCAGTGCGTCGCGGCGATGGCGGTGATGGCCTACGTGATCGCGGAGATGCCGGAGACTCTGCCGCGGCGGGCGCCCAGATAA
- a CDS encoding glycogen-binding domain-containing protein, with product MRNLIALAGAAMCGWSSLVFAQAGVYFDAGGARVRYGDTVQVSAATVGASAYSLTRNTGFSATLSGSTTQQSSWTTFGAAQGSVLTPALAFARGELHGGGSITSYGAGSGSGQLAGGGRLHLSGRSAGAWLGASAGSVKDPIGWRSMNAGELGAWMQTGFAIAQAVIMPVRIAGGLRYTDVEGTIRFDNSRLELIGVAGMRSAIDGYDDDPDPWASVNATAWLLRAVGITAGIGSYPADPGQDFSAARYVTLGLRVAPMNTRRSPVLLSADVLGGTRVAPPAMTVTAGPGAVRTITFRATAARTVEIMGDFTDWTPVQMSPGRPSGTWAISLPISPGVHQLNVRLDGGSWVVPEGLTAIKDEFGGSVGILLVP from the coding sequence ATGCGGAATCTGATCGCGCTGGCAGGCGCCGCAATGTGCGGATGGTCGTCGCTCGTGTTCGCGCAGGCCGGAGTTTATTTCGACGCGGGTGGCGCCCGGGTCCGGTATGGGGACACGGTTCAGGTGAGTGCCGCTACGGTCGGCGCGTCCGCGTATTCACTCACCCGCAACACGGGCTTCTCCGCCACGCTCTCCGGCTCGACGACGCAGCAATCGAGCTGGACGACATTCGGCGCCGCGCAGGGTTCGGTCCTCACGCCCGCACTCGCTTTCGCGCGGGGCGAGCTGCACGGCGGCGGCTCCATCACCTCGTACGGCGCGGGTTCGGGGAGCGGACAGCTCGCTGGCGGCGGCAGGCTGCACCTCTCGGGGCGCAGCGCGGGGGCATGGCTCGGCGCGAGCGCGGGGAGCGTGAAAGATCCCATCGGCTGGCGATCCATGAACGCGGGCGAACTCGGCGCCTGGATGCAGACCGGCTTCGCCATCGCGCAGGCGGTGATCATGCCGGTGCGGATCGCCGGCGGCCTGCGCTACACAGACGTCGAGGGAACGATCAGGTTCGACAACTCCCGCCTGGAGCTGATCGGCGTCGCCGGGATGCGTTCGGCGATCGACGGCTATGATGACGATCCGGATCCGTGGGCGAGCGTGAACGCGACAGCCTGGCTGTTGCGCGCGGTCGGCATCACCGCCGGCATCGGCAGCTATCCTGCCGACCCGGGGCAGGATTTTTCCGCCGCCAGGTACGTCACGCTCGGCCTGAGGGTCGCGCCGATGAACACGCGCCGCTCTCCCGTGTTGCTGTCCGCCGACGTTCTCGGAGGCACGCGCGTCGCTCCGCCCGCTATGACGGTGACCGCTGGTCCCGGCGCGGTGCGCACGATCACGTTCCGGGCTACCGCGGCGCGGACCGTGGAGATCATGGGCGACTTCACTGATTGGACTCCCGTTCAAATGAGTCCGGGGCGGCCGTCGGGAACGTGGGCCATCTCGCTGCCGATCTCCCCCGGCGTGCACCAGCTCAACGTGCGTCTCGATGGCGGAAGCTGGGTCGTGCCTGAGGGGCTTACCGCGATAAAGGATGAATTTGGCGGGTCGGTGGGGATTCTGCTGGTCCCGTGA
- a CDS encoding DUF3293 domain-containing protein encodes MPPISEQLDPDWHRYPDTVLHFRTDPPVRVDLREPVARDAVAAMDSIGLPRPFAVLTAHDPRGRDEDADVNERRAETLDDRLLALGVEFIHVDACSPDGSHCEASVAALIERERATALAREFEQVAIFWFDGEKFWIVGALTAGDPVMLPRSAVRSRKTWPD; translated from the coding sequence ATGCCCCCCATCTCCGAGCAACTCGACCCCGACTGGCACCGGTATCCCGATACGGTGCTCCACTTCCGTACCGACCCGCCGGTGCGGGTCGATCTGCGCGAGCCGGTGGCACGGGACGCGGTTGCGGCGATGGATTCGATAGGATTGCCCCGCCCCTTCGCGGTCCTCACGGCACACGATCCGCGCGGCCGCGACGAAGACGCCGACGTCAACGAGCGCCGCGCTGAAACGCTCGATGACAGGCTGCTTGCCCTGGGGGTCGAGTTCATTCACGTCGACGCCTGCTCGCCCGACGGCTCGCACTGTGAGGCCAGCGTTGCCGCGCTCATCGAGCGCGAGCGGGCGACGGCGCTGGCGCGCGAGTTCGAGCAGGTCGCGATCTTCTGGTTCGACGGCGAGAAGTTCTGGATTGTGGGGGCGCTCACCGCTGGCGATCCTGTGATGCTGCCGCGGTCCGCAGTCCGAAGTCGCAAGACATGGCCGGACTGA
- a CDS encoding DUF4382 domain-containing protein, whose translation MIRKISRAVLGSLMAVTAVTACSDTTGSNTGKLTVKLTDAPFPFAEVSSVDMWVVRIDARTQSVSEAEASDASDTGGWTTIASPNALINLLSLQGGVTTNLGTTSLATGNYNGFRLILDTQKSSVTLKDGTVLTGGNGIIFPSAAQTGIKINLDAPIQITQDSSVMILDFDVGSSFVMRGNSIKNNGLLFKPVIRAVATELTGVLTGSVRSTSATGPGVAGATVDVLKDGTALADTVAANVVASTSTDASGNYRFSFLLPGAYEVRATPPAASGFLPALLPDGVTITSGATVADKVIVVVP comes from the coding sequence ATGATTCGCAAGATCTCGCGCGCCGTTCTCGGCTCGCTGATGGCTGTTACCGCGGTAACCGCGTGCAGCGACACGACGGGGTCCAACACCGGCAAGCTCACCGTCAAGCTGACGGACGCGCCATTTCCGTTCGCGGAAGTGAGTAGCGTAGACATGTGGGTGGTCCGCATCGACGCCCGCACGCAGAGCGTGAGCGAGGCCGAAGCGAGTGACGCGTCGGACACCGGCGGCTGGACCACGATCGCGTCGCCAAACGCCTTGATCAACCTGCTCAGTTTGCAGGGCGGCGTGACGACCAACCTCGGCACGACCTCACTGGCCACCGGCAACTACAATGGCTTCCGTCTCATTCTGGACACGCAGAAGTCCAGCGTGACGCTGAAGGACGGCACTGTTCTCACCGGCGGCAACGGCATCATCTTCCCGAGCGCGGCTCAGACGGGCATCAAGATCAATCTCGACGCTCCGATCCAGATCACGCAGGACAGCTCGGTGATGATCCTCGACTTCGACGTCGGGAGCAGCTTTGTCATGCGGGGCAACAGCATCAAGAACAACGGCCTGCTGTTCAAGCCGGTGATTCGCGCCGTCGCCACCGAGCTCACCGGCGTGCTCACGGGCTCCGTTCGCAGCACGAGCGCGACCGGCCCGGGAGTAGCGGGCGCGACGGTGGACGTGCTCAAGGACGGCACGGCGCTGGCCGATACCGTCGCGGCCAACGTGGTGGCGAGCACCTCGACCGACGCATCGGGGAATTACAGGTTTTCGTTCCTCCTGCCCGGCGCGTACGAGGTTCGGGCGACACCTCCGGCGGCCAGCGGCTTCCTGCCGGCGCTGCTCCCGGATGGTGTGACGATCACATCGGGCGCGACGGTCGCCGACAAGGTGATCGTGGTGGTCCCGTAG